A single region of the Streptomyces sp. AM 4-1-1 genome encodes:
- a CDS encoding carbohydrate ABC transporter permease — protein sequence MSATDIPDASRPRGAKRGTTMASRGLTLSLLLVSSVYFLFPLWWLLVSVTKPFGRQFSGNGLWFDGFDLFGNIGRLTAQNDGIFWRWMLNSVLYCGIGALVGTLLSAMAGHLLATYRFRGRNVLFGVVLAAVLIPKILFTLPLYLMFSGIGLIDNPLAVLLPSVVSPFGVYLARVFATQSVPDEVIEAGRLDGASEFRIFRTVALPMMLPALVTIFLFQFVDIWNNYLLPAMVLSDDRLQPVTVGLVGWNASHGVAVPAPLVVIGSLISVIPLIIAFVSLQRFWRAGMTAGAVK from the coding sequence ATGAGCGCCACCGACATACCAGACGCCTCCCGCCCCCGCGGAGCGAAGCGCGGGACGACCATGGCCAGCCGTGGCCTCACGCTGTCCCTCCTGCTGGTCTCCAGCGTCTACTTCCTCTTCCCCCTGTGGTGGCTGCTGGTCTCCGTCACGAAGCCCTTCGGACGGCAGTTCAGCGGCAACGGGCTGTGGTTCGACGGGTTCGACCTGTTCGGCAACATCGGCCGACTGACCGCGCAGAACGACGGCATCTTCTGGCGTTGGATGCTCAACAGCGTCCTCTACTGCGGCATCGGCGCGCTCGTAGGCACCCTGCTGTCGGCCATGGCCGGCCACCTCCTGGCCACATACCGGTTCCGCGGCAGGAACGTGCTGTTCGGCGTGGTACTCGCCGCCGTGCTGATCCCCAAGATCCTCTTCACCCTCCCGCTGTACCTGATGTTCTCCGGCATCGGCCTGATCGACAATCCGCTCGCCGTGCTGCTTCCGAGCGTCGTCAGCCCGTTCGGCGTCTACCTCGCCCGTGTCTTCGCCACCCAGTCCGTACCGGACGAGGTCATCGAGGCCGGCCGCCTCGACGGGGCGAGCGAGTTCCGTATCTTCCGCACCGTCGCGCTGCCGATGATGCTCCCGGCCCTGGTGACGATCTTCCTCTTCCAGTTCGTCGACATCTGGAACAACTACCTGCTGCCCGCCATGGTGCTCAGCGACGACCGGCTCCAGCCCGTCACCGTCGGCCTCGTCGGCTGGAACGCCAGCCACGGCGTCGCCGTACCGGCGCCTCTGGTCGTCATCGGTTCACTGATCTCCGTCATCCCCCTGATCATCGCCTTCGTCTCCCTGCAGCGCTTCTGGCGCGCGGGAATGACCGCGGGAGCCGTCAAGTGA
- a CDS encoding beta-galactosidase family protein yields MTPTPGTSSQALLTYAEGELRRAGRPHQVLAGTMHYFRVHPDHWRDRLERLAAMGLNTVDTYIAWNFHERRPGDRRFDGWQDIERFARTAQETGLDVIVRPGPYICAEWDNGGLPAWLTDRPGMRLRSSYAPYLEEVAHWFDVLLPRIIPLQASRGGPVVAVQVENEYGSYGDDHAYMEWVRDALVRRGVTELLYTADGPTTLMLDGGTLPGVLATATLGSRADQAAALLRTRRDGEPFVCAEFWNGWFDHWGERHHTRSAESAADTLAEILADGGSVSLYPAHGGTNFGLWAGANHADGALQPTVTSYDSDAPVAEHGALTPKFHAFREKLLAATDAPPRPLPPSRPLLAPRSLPVTPESGLLTALEAVSGTVASPHPLSFGQLGQSSGLVLYRAHPVLPPGLTELTVTGLHDRVQVFVDGAAVGVLARETASLTLEGAGQPVRLELLLENQGRINYGPLLGQGKGILGGVRVERRLVHNWTMFPLPLDEWAPDDLERATAAGGQGTSGFATARFDAEGSGDTFLTLPDFGKGFVWINDFLLGRYWNLGPQATLYVPAPLVAPGANRLTLLELERFGDHVELRAGPDLGEPEEYIESFS; encoded by the coding sequence GTGACACCCACACCCGGTACCTCTTCGCAGGCCCTTCTGACATACGCCGAGGGCGAGTTGCGGCGAGCGGGCCGACCGCACCAGGTCCTCGCCGGCACCATGCACTACTTCCGCGTCCACCCCGACCATTGGCGCGACCGGCTGGAACGCCTGGCTGCCATGGGCCTGAACACCGTGGACACCTACATCGCCTGGAACTTCCACGAACGGCGCCCCGGTGACCGCCGCTTCGACGGCTGGCAGGACATCGAGCGCTTCGCGCGCACGGCCCAGGAGACCGGCCTCGACGTGATCGTCCGGCCCGGCCCGTACATCTGCGCCGAGTGGGACAACGGGGGCCTGCCCGCCTGGCTCACCGACCGTCCCGGCATGCGGCTGCGCTCCTCGTACGCCCCCTACCTGGAGGAGGTCGCCCACTGGTTCGACGTCCTCCTCCCCAGGATCATTCCTCTCCAGGCGTCCCGCGGCGGCCCCGTCGTCGCCGTCCAGGTGGAGAACGAGTACGGAAGCTACGGCGACGACCACGCCTACATGGAATGGGTGCGCGACGCCCTCGTCCGACGCGGCGTCACCGAGCTGCTCTACACCGCCGACGGCCCCACCACGCTGATGCTCGACGGAGGGACGCTGCCCGGCGTCCTCGCCACCGCCACCCTCGGTTCCCGCGCCGACCAGGCGGCCGCGCTGCTGCGTACGCGCCGGGACGGGGAGCCGTTCGTCTGTGCGGAATTCTGGAACGGGTGGTTCGACCACTGGGGCGAGCGGCACCACACACGCTCCGCCGAGAGCGCCGCCGACACCTTGGCGGAGATCCTCGCCGACGGCGGCTCCGTCAGCCTCTATCCGGCGCACGGCGGCACCAACTTCGGCCTGTGGGCCGGCGCCAACCACGCCGACGGCGCTCTCCAGCCCACCGTAACGAGCTACGACTCCGACGCGCCGGTCGCCGAACACGGCGCACTGACACCGAAGTTCCACGCCTTCCGTGAGAAGCTGCTGGCCGCCACGGACGCCCCGCCGCGCCCCCTGCCGCCCTCACGGCCTCTGCTGGCCCCCCGGTCGCTGCCGGTGACCCCGGAGTCCGGACTGCTCACCGCCCTGGAAGCCGTCTCCGGCACGGTCGCTTCACCCCATCCGCTGTCCTTCGGACAGCTCGGCCAGTCCTCCGGGCTCGTCCTCTACCGCGCCCACCCCGTGCTCCCGCCCGGCCTGACCGAACTGACGGTGACCGGTCTGCACGACCGGGTCCAGGTCTTCGTGGACGGCGCGGCCGTCGGGGTGTTGGCACGCGAGACGGCCTCACTGACCCTGGAGGGCGCCGGGCAACCGGTCCGCCTTGAACTCCTGCTCGAGAACCAGGGGCGCATCAACTACGGGCCACTCCTGGGACAGGGCAAAGGCATCCTCGGCGGAGTACGCGTCGAACGCCGTCTGGTGCACAACTGGACCATGTTCCCGCTGCCGCTCGACGAATGGGCGCCGGACGACCTGGAGCGGGCGACGGCGGCCGGAGGTCAGGGGACATCCGGGTTCGCGACCGCGCGTTTCGACGCCGAGGGAAGCGGCGACACCTTCCTCACCCTGCCGGACTTCGGCAAGGGCTTCGTGTGGATCAACGACTTCCTGCTCGGGCGGTACTGGAACCTCGGCCCCCAGGCCACGCTCTACGTACCGGCGCCTCTGGTCGCGCCGGGCGCCAACCGCCTGACCCTGCTGGAACTGGAGCGCTTCGGCGACCATGTGGAACTGCGTGCCGGACCCGACCTCGGAGAGCCCGAGGAGTACATCGAATCCTTCT